The sequence TTTTGAGCCTGTTTTAGGTGGGGGAAGGATGGGAAAATGAAAAAGTCAAATTCAAAGGGTTTTAGTGTTTTAGAAATGTTGTCGGTGATGATGATTATTATGTTTGTTGCAAGTCTTCTTCTTTCCTCGATGACGATTTGTAGAGACAAGGCTAAACAGGCGACGTGTATTAATAATCAATATCAACTGGCCAAGGCCATGATTTTATTCGCGACAGACACGGAGAAATTCCCCACAACTTTAGGCCAGTTAGACCATAAATATTTACCGTGGAATCCAGAATATCCAGGTTCAACCTTGCTGGCTTCGCAAACTCTCTTTACATCGGCCTATTATGATTATGTGACGGATCTTAAGCATTGTCCTAAAGTGGAACCCAATGAGGATGGATCTTATCCTGTATCTTATGGGATTAATCTCTACATTACCAATCGGAACTACGAAGCGATTAATGAACCTTCCGATACAGTGATGACGGCTGATAGCGATGTTCTTTATCTTGAGAACGCGGATCAAGGGGCAAAAAGACATGCGCACGGTGTGATTGCAAGCTATGCAGATGGGCACGTGATATGGCTTAAGGAGATTGAACCTTTTTCATCTATGGAAACTCAAGCCTCTGATTCAGATGCAGAAGTCTCAACTTTACCTCCTTCAGATGATACAGGCTCTACTGATACAGGTTCTACACCGCCTTCTACGGATGATGGGAGTGGGAGTAGTGGTAACAATGGTGTTGGAAATGGGGAAGATCCTGCTCCGCCCGGGGATCCTCCGATTAATGATGGGCCAGGAACATCTCCAGGTGACCCTGGAAATCAGGGAGGAACGCCAAGCGATTCTCCCCCAGTCGTAGCTTCTGATTTTGATCTGGACAAAGGGACGGTTTCATTAAATTATGATTCTACACTTCATGTTCAGATTTTGTCAGCGCAGTATGCCATTGATCAAGAAAACTGGTATGACATGTATGTGGATGCAGTGATGACCTTGCCGGGAGGAGAAGAGATTGTCCAGAACATTGTTGGAGGAAGCGGCGTGAATGGTGGAATGACGGCTGAAGAACTTGAACAATTAGCCTGGACAAGCGATGCTTATCAAGCTCAGACAACTGTGGATATTAAGGGGACTTCTAAATACTGGGAAAAGGTTAAAAAGAAAGGGAAGTGGGTCTGGGTCCAGAAAACAAAATCCTCCTATGATACCGGTCATGACTTGGATCGTCAGGTCTGGGTTCTCAAAGATGGGGATGTTGTTCCCTCTGTTCCGGGTCTGTGGAATCAAATCAGCGTGGGAGAATCTGTAGAACCTTATACAGAGGTCGGATCCGACGGTATACGAAGGATGAAACTTTCTGAGAATCAGGTGATTTATTTCTTTGAAATGGGACAGACGAGTCCCTATAAATCGAATGGGCAGGTCAATCTGGGTTATGATATGAATGATTTGGTGGTGTTAATGGATGTCAATAAGGTGTGAGGATAAAAATACAGTTCAAAGTTCAAGGTTAAAAGTTCAAAGAAAACCCAAGCCTGGAAATCCTTGAACTTTCAACTTTAAGCCGTTTTTATTACTCCTCGTTTTTCATCAGTTCTCTCTCGAGTACATCATCATCCTCTTCTTGAGTTTGTGGAGTGGAAGTTGAAGGAAGGGGAGGTTTCTTTTGTTTTTGTGGAGGAGGTTTTATTTTAGGGAGGAGACGCTCTTTTAGAAATTCGTTTTTGATTCCCATGACTTCAGCTTTGCGATAGTAAACATAGGACTTTTGATAATCTCTCAAGATGTAATAACAATACGCAAGGTTGTCGTGGGCTTCCCCATGGAGAGGATTCAAATGAATCGTTTCTTGGCATTCAGTAATGGCCTTTTGGAGTAAATCCTTATCTGCATCCTGTGTGGCCTGATTCATGAGGGTTGTGCAAAGCTGAAAATGGGCGTCCGCGTTTTCACCCTCTTTTAAAAGGTTCTCAATGCGATCTGCCTGAGTCAATAGGGGGATGGAAAATATGAAAAAGAGAGCGCTCATTTGAAGTATGAATTTTTGAGAGGAGAGTGGAATTTTCATGATTAAGCTCTTTCGCTTAGAAGATCATTCAGCATCGGGGCAACATCACTCCACGTTTTGTAGTCGCCCGATTTATCGGGCGGTCCATACATGGCCCCATAAATGGGGCGACTACAAATTCTTGCACTAGCACTTGCTATTCCAGTGGAATCAGGTGCATATGCTCTATACAATGCTAACATAAAAGATATATAATAAAATCTTTAATCCAAGTTTAATCAAGGGATATTCAATGAAAATAGCCATTCTTTCTAATCCTCAAAAGGGGCGGGTTGTGGAGGTTGTAAAAAAAATTCTTCAGAAATTCTTAAAGAAAAAGGGTGTTCAATTTTTTTTAGACAAGCATTTGTCTCAAGCCCTTCGCTGTAAAGAATTGTATCGGACGGATGAGATGATTCAAAAATCTGCGGATCTTTTAGTGGTTCTTGGCGGGGACGGTACTTTGCTTCATGCTGTTAAGAGAATTAAAAAGCCAGATCTTCCCATTTTAGGAGTGAATCTAGGCGGGATTGGGTTTTTAACGGACTTTACTCCGGATGATTTTCTTAAAGCTTTCCCAGAAATTTTGAAAAAAAATTTTGAACTGGATCCTCGTTTGATGCTTCAAGTGACTTATTTTCGAAGGCAAAAATCTCTGGGAGTGTATGAAGTTCTCAATGATGTTGTGATGACCAAGGGAGCGCTTTCACGCATGCTCACTTTACAAGTTTTTATCAATGGGAATGATTTAACAACCTATAAATCAGATGGGTTGATTGTTGCAACCCCTACGGGTTCTACAGCTCATTCATTATCCAGTGGCGGGCCTATCGTTGCTCCAAATTGTGATGTGATGATTTTGACTCCGATTTGTCCCCATACTTTATCCAATCGGCCTTTGGTTCTTTCTTGCCATCAGAAAATCCGGATTGAACTTGTGTCAAGCTCAGAAATGGTGGGACTTACCTTCGATGGACAGTTGGGTGTGGAATTCAAAGAGGGAGACGCGATTCTGATTGAAAGGAGTCAAAGAACCATTCCTTTAGTTCGATATCGTTCACACTATTTTGAAATTCTTCGGGAGAAGTTAGGCTGGAGAGGGACGATGGGGAGTTAGTCATTAATATCAAAATGCAAAATGCAAAATGACAGATTAAAATCCAAAATGTATCTATGCCTAGTCTTGTGAAAAATTTTCATTTTTGATTTGTCATTTTGCGTTTTGATTTTTGGATTTGTCTAGTTTAGGTTATAATTAAAGCAGAAGATAAATTTAAATTGGGTATAACTATCTATGGATAAACGATTTATAAAAAAAGAAGGTTTTGAGGTCTTTAATGGAAATGAGCTCATTATTAAAGGAGCTCTTGAAGCTGGGGTGAGCCTTATAACGGGCTATCCTGGATCTCCGGTCGCTGATGTTTTTGATGTGGCGTCTTCGATTAAGGAACTTCTTTTGGAAGAAGGGGTGCTTGCCCAGCTTGCGAATAATGAAGCGCTGAGTGTTGCCCGTCTGAATGGAACCCAGATGGAAGACATTCGGGCGATGGCGGTCATGAAAAGTGTGG comes from Chlamydiota bacterium and encodes:
- a CDS encoding NAD(+)/NADH kinase, which produces MKIAILSNPQKGRVVEVVKKILQKFLKKKGVQFFLDKHLSQALRCKELYRTDEMIQKSADLLVVLGGDGTLLHAVKRIKKPDLPILGVNLGGIGFLTDFTPDDFLKAFPEILKKNFELDPRLMLQVTYFRRQKSLGVYEVLNDVVMTKGALSRMLTLQVFINGNDLTTYKSDGLIVATPTGSTAHSLSSGGPIVAPNCDVMILTPICPHTLSNRPLVLSCHQKIRIELVSSSEMVGLTFDGQLGVEFKEGDAILIERSQRTIPLVRYRSHYFEILREKLGWRGTMGS